Part of the Natranaeroarchaeum aerophilus genome is shown below.
TCGTGTGTCTGGCCGCGGGCCGACTTGGGTTGCGTGCTGGCGAGATCGCTCACTTCCGTGCCGACTGGATCGACTGGGATCGGATGCTGCTTCGTATTCCGCAACACGAACCCTGCGAGTGTGGCTATTGCCGTCGCCAAGCATCACAAGAAACCACTCACAATGAGCAACTCTCACAGGAAGAGGCGATGAAGGGACGCTGGCATCCGAAAACGGTCGCTTCAGCCCGGGCGATTCCCATTGACCTGTCGCTCCGCCTTGAGCTGTGTCTTGAACGATTTACTGACAAGTACGAAGCGTTTCCCCGGTCACGAACCGCGGTCAACAGACGAGTGAACGCTGTCGCTGAAGCCGCAGACATTGAGGGTCGAGTATATCCCCATTGTCTCCGGGCTACCGCTGCCAGTTACCACGCATACCAAGGAGTCGCGCCTGTTCCGCTCCAAGCCCTGATGGGGTGGAGCGACCTAGCGACAGCTCAAAAGTACATCCGTATCTCCGGGAGAGCCACTGCCGACGCTCTTCGACAAGTCCATCACCGGTGAAAATCAAAAAACTGCCGCCGCCTTCTGCAAATCACCGCCTGACAGGTCTGATATGTTACTTGACGGCTGTGCAAGATGGACAGCGCGAATGTTGCAGAGGTGACGAGTGGGGCTGATAGTGCAATACTTGGAGTGAGAAGCGTAACTTCAGGTACGAATGACAGCATACCAGCTCTGGTTTTCATCGGGATTCAACAGTACTCATAGACAGGTTTGTTGTCTCCGGTGCTCAGGAATAGCCCTCGCGTCGTCTCACTGTTTCCTTGACCGTTAATTGTATCAATTTATCCGAAATCAATCTAACATTGAGCTATGAAAGGACTGAAACGCCGCATTATCAGTTATATGATCGTTCTTGGAGTCGCACTCATTGTCACGTCCCTCGGGTATCAGTGGGGGATGGCGACGTACGAAGACCGGCCACGGAGCTTTCTTGACTCGCTGCAGTTCACCGTCGAGATGTTCACAACGACCGGGTTCGGCGGTGACTCGCCGTGGGAGAGTCCACAGATGCATACGTTCATCATCGTGACTGATCTACTCGGTATGGCACTCCTCGTTGGGGCTCTCCCGGTCGTTGCCACTCCCCTGTTACAATCCATGTTGTCTTCAAGCGCACCTGAAAAGGCGGACGAGGGCCTGACGGACCATGTCGTGATCTGCTCGGATACGACGCGCTCGGAGGTGCTAATCGACGAACTCGATTCCCGGGGGATTCCGTACGTGATTGTTGAGTCAGATCGAGACAGAGCAGACGAACTGTACAAAACAAACGATCATGTTATCAAGGCCGATCCAGCTTCGACCGACGGTCTCGAAGCTG
Proteins encoded:
- a CDS encoding tyrosine-type recombinase/integrase — translated: MTDNYHQSNEWAQQHRQSLTTRHTHEDVLTDREFELLLEACSSLPEPRDLQARFVCLAAGRLGLRAGEIAHFRADWIDWDRMLLRIPQHEPCECGYCRRQASQETTHNEQLSQEEAMKGRWHPKTVASARAIPIDLSLRLELCLERFTDKYEAFPRSRTAVNRRVNAVAEAADIEGRVYPHCLRATAASYHAYQGVAPVPLQALMGWSDLATAQKYIRISGRATADALRQVHHR